A window of the Pirellulales bacterium genome harbors these coding sequences:
- a CDS encoding anaerobic glycerol-3-phosphate dehydrogenase subunit C, translating into MDEQRARIQDDLRGLLAGDVRADDVFLQLYATDASLYQIRPLAVVMPRSADDVIAAVKYAAAQQIPLHARGAGTGLAGESLGPGLVLDFSKHMRKIIRVEEDSVRVQPGVVLERLNSQLQRDGRLFGPDPATIQTTTMGSVVAIDAAGSHWLRYGSARRHVRSLQVVLADGTLLELGNEPLPAVVDPAFPQKHALIEQLRLLLWRESELIHARQPDSRLNRSGYALAEALQPDSIDVAKLLTGSEGTLALITEMTLATVPRPRYRGVALLFFDRLESASRAVLEILPFQPSACDLMDRRHLSLARENEPRFDRLIPTDAEALLLVEQQGDDAAQVRDNLRRVVDHVRTSKHLAFEARQALDMAEVDLFWRLAQQVTPTLHRMRGSIRAVPFIEDIAVPPESLPTFLIDMQNVLKRHHVTAALFGHAGHGQLHVRPFLDLQEADGVLRMQRLAGDLYELVFSVGGTISGEHGDGLSRTPFVQRQFGPLYDVFKQVKQIFDPHNLLNPGKVIGDDPDLMTKNLRPPITSPALSPPEGETVDPQRPAYELQLHWPGTLLEDTVASCNGCGACRSQAPNLRMCPIFRAAPAEAASPRAKANLMRGLLTGDLAADAATGDDFKEIADLCVHCHQCHSECPAGVDIPRLMLEAKAAHVASHGLNFSEWVLAHVDLVSRIGSALAPLANPLLNSRRARWLGEKLFGVAQGRKLPRFAGRSFMYRARRRKLTRPTRRSGPKVLYFVDTFANYHDPQLGDALVAVLEHNAVAVYVHPEQRASGMPLIAVGAVEAARKIARHNVRLLADAIRQGYHIIATEPSAALCLACEYANLLDDEDALLVAQNSSEACAYLWRMHRSGKLALDFSPLSMTLGYHLPCHEKALQVGNPGENLLRLIPGLRVASLDKGCSGMAGVYGLQRANYRTSLRAGLDLMNSLRQGGLQAGSTECSACKLQMEQAVDKPTMHPLKIMAYAYGLMPQLSGVLAQRGR; encoded by the coding sequence ATGGACGAACAGCGCGCTCGCATTCAAGACGACCTGCGGGGGCTGCTCGCCGGCGATGTGCGTGCTGACGACGTCTTTCTCCAGCTCTACGCCACCGACGCCAGTCTCTATCAAATCCGCCCGCTGGCCGTCGTCATGCCCCGCTCGGCCGACGATGTCATCGCCGCCGTCAAATACGCCGCCGCCCAGCAAATCCCCCTACATGCCCGCGGCGCCGGCACTGGCTTGGCCGGCGAGTCGCTCGGCCCGGGCCTGGTGCTCGACTTCTCCAAGCACATGCGCAAGATCATCCGCGTCGAAGAAGACTCGGTCCGCGTGCAGCCCGGCGTGGTGCTGGAAAGACTCAACTCACAACTCCAGCGCGACGGGCGTCTCTTCGGTCCCGATCCCGCCACCATCCAAACCACCACCATGGGCAGCGTGGTCGCCATCGACGCCGCCGGCAGCCATTGGCTGCGTTATGGATCGGCGCGACGCCATGTCCGCAGCCTGCAAGTCGTGCTGGCCGATGGCACGCTGCTCGAACTTGGCAACGAGCCCCTTCCGGCGGTCGTTGATCCCGCGTTTCCTCAAAAGCATGCGCTAATCGAGCAACTCCGGCTGCTCTTGTGGCGCGAGAGCGAACTGATTCACGCCCGCCAGCCCGATAGCCGCCTCAACCGTTCGGGCTACGCCTTGGCCGAGGCCTTGCAGCCCGATTCGATCGATGTCGCCAAGTTGCTCACCGGGTCCGAGGGCACGCTGGCGCTGATTACCGAGATGACCCTCGCCACCGTGCCACGTCCTCGCTATCGCGGCGTGGCGCTGCTCTTTTTCGATCGTCTGGAAAGCGCCTCGCGGGCCGTGTTGGAAATACTGCCGTTCCAGCCCAGCGCTTGCGACCTGATGGATCGTCGCCACCTCAGTTTAGCGCGCGAGAACGAGCCCCGCTTCGACCGACTGATCCCGACCGACGCCGAAGCCCTGCTGCTCGTCGAGCAGCAAGGCGACGACGCCGCCCAGGTGCGCGACAACTTGCGCCGCGTCGTCGATCATGTTCGTACCTCCAAACACCTCGCCTTCGAGGCGCGCCAAGCGCTCGACATGGCCGAAGTCGATCTCTTTTGGCGACTCGCGCAACAGGTGACGCCCACCTTGCATCGCATGCGCGGTTCCATCCGCGCGGTGCCGTTTATCGAAGACATCGCGGTGCCCCCCGAGTCGCTCCCCACGTTCCTCATCGACATGCAAAACGTCCTCAAACGCCATCACGTCACCGCTGCCCTGTTTGGGCATGCGGGGCACGGGCAATTGCATGTGCGCCCGTTCCTCGATCTGCAAGAGGCCGACGGCGTCTTGCGCATGCAGCGCTTGGCTGGCGATCTCTACGAACTGGTCTTCTCGGTGGGCGGCACCATCAGCGGCGAACATGGCGACGGCCTCAGCCGCACCCCGTTTGTCCAGCGCCAGTTCGGCCCGCTCTACGACGTGTTCAAGCAGGTCAAGCAGATCTTCGATCCTCACAATCTCCTCAATCCCGGCAAGGTCATCGGCGACGACCCCGACCTGATGACCAAGAACCTGCGGCCGCCCATCACCTCCCCCGCCCTCTCGCCGCCAGAGGGCGAAACCGTCGATCCGCAGCGCCCCGCGTACGAACTGCAACTGCATTGGCCCGGCACGCTCTTGGAAGACACCGTGGCCAGTTGCAATGGCTGCGGCGCCTGTCGCTCGCAGGCGCCAAATCTGCGCATGTGCCCAATCTTTCGCGCCGCGCCGGCCGAGGCGGCCTCGCCGCGCGCCAAGGCCAATCTCATGCGCGGACTGCTCACCGGCGATCTCGCGGCCGACGCCGCCACCGGCGACGACTTCAAAGAAATCGCCGATCTCTGCGTCCATTGCCATCAGTGCCATTCCGAGTGCCCGGCCGGCGTCGATATCCCGCGCTTGATGCTCGAAGCCAAGGCCGCCCACGTCGCCAGCCACGGACTGAACTTTTCGGAGTGGGTCTTGGCCCACGTCGATCTGGTCAGCCGCATTGGCAGCGCGCTGGCGCCGTTGGCCAATCCGCTTTTAAACAGCCGCCGCGCTCGCTGGTTGGGCGAAAAGCTCTTTGGCGTGGCGCAAGGGCGCAAGTTGCCGCGCTTCGCCGGACGCAGTTTTATGTATCGCGCGCGCCGCCGCAAACTCACCCGGCCCACGCGCCGCTCTGGTCCCAAGGTGCTCTACTTCGTCGACACCTTCGCCAACTATCACGATCCCCAATTGGGCGATGCCCTCGTCGCCGTGCTCGAGCACAACGCCGTGGCCGTGTATGTCCATCCCGAACAGCGCGCCAGCGGCATGCCGCTCATCGCGGTGGGCGCGGTCGAAGCGGCCAGAAAAATCGCTCGTCACAACGTCCGCCTGCTCGCCGACGCCATCCGGCAGGGTTATCACATTATCGCCACCGAGCCCTCGGCCGCGCTCTGCCTGGCCTGCGAATACGCCAATCTGCTCGACGACGAAGACGCCTTGCTGGTTGCGCAAAACTCCAGCGAGGCCTGCGCCTATCTGTGGCGCATGCACCGCTCTGGCAAGTTGGCGCTCGACTTCTCCCCCCTCAGCATGACGCTCGGTTATCACCTCCCCTGTCACGAAAAGGCGCTGCAGGTCGGCAACCCTGGCGAGAATCTCTTGCGGCTCATCCCCGGACTGCGCGTGGCCAGCCTCGACAAAGGTTGCTCCGGCATGGCTGGCGTCTACGGCCTGCAGCGCGCCAACTATCGCACCAGCCTGCGCGCGGGACTCGACCTGATGAACAGCCTGCGACAAGGCGGCCTGCAAGCGGGCTCCACCGAATGTAGCGCCTGCAAGTTGCAAATGGAGCAGGCGGTCGATAAGCCCACGATGCACCCACTGAAAATAATGGCTTACGCCTACGGATTGATGCCTCAACTATCGGGAGTGCTGGCCCAGCGCGGCCGCTAA
- a CDS encoding MoaD/ThiS family protein, translating into MIVHVKLFAVARQLAGSDLLPLEVPAAATVADVRAALAQAVPPLASLLGNMFIAVNADYARDDCPVGPDSDIACIPPVSGG; encoded by the coding sequence ATGATCGTCCACGTCAAACTCTTTGCCGTCGCTCGTCAATTGGCCGGCAGCGACCTATTGCCGTTGGAGGTTCCCGCCGCCGCCACGGTGGCCGATGTGCGCGCCGCGCTCGCACAGGCCGTCCCCCCCTTGGCCAGCCTGCTCGGCAACATGTTCATCGCCGTAAACGCCGATTACGCCCGCGACGACTGTCCCGTTGGCCCCGACAGCGATATTGCCTGTATTCCGCCAGTGAGCGGCGGCTGA